The following are encoded in a window of Flavobacterium sp. WC2421 genomic DNA:
- a CDS encoding two-component regulator propeller domain-containing protein: MAIHKLQWQLFFWLVFSNVLFAQNKFENYQFRIIKEGTSKRAVSSIVQDNYGFTWIGTNGAGLYRYDGVNYIGYEYNLKKSGSVNSNVIYATYVDDKNNLWIGTDEGLCLYNRDSDQFTKIKIEDVVAKGYAEPITVKCIIQDNQGNLILGTYGYGLILLNKKTLKAKKIESRLINLKDFQIKDFAKNKKGVVFFGSNFGMFYFDSNYQIKPIFKDKFKKIPVTESIESMVVDKNDFIWIGTTSDGLFKIKIDNDTYQFQNFPITKHKVLSIIKNSQNIIVCGTENDGLITVDNSGAIIKKYLHSKYDNYSLKSNSVWSLYEDKESRIWIGYYNKGVGVFDKPNTKFNTVESLLNNDNSLQTSSVTAVAKDKLGNLLISTEGGGIDVFDPEKKSFVHVNSINQSYYAGLTANDIQTIFIDSKQNIWLGSWNQGIFFLKFGTKKFVNYSTSNTKGLLSNRIFSFTEDSKGRIWIGSFVKGLHYFDSVQNKFFHCNFENVFKDDASLAYVRKVFVDSDDVLWVGTILGLYQVKINDGGSYTVISMKNQMIKNFKKHNSIQTILSIYESNDKTIWIGTDGGGLFSYDKKKRQFFNYNDFPDFKEKSIRSIVTDANDCLWVSGGLGLSKLDFKNKTSVNFTMDDGLLVNEFNNNAVFKDGYGMLYFGSYEGLIYFNPNQIKKTQKEPSLYFSDFKLFNKSVVPGAESSPLKKVIYQTKSLTLDHSQSVFTIEYVGINYNYPGKNEYAYYLEGFEKDWNYVGNNRTATYTNLEAGEYTFKVKAANKAGIWSSKPVMLHIRVLPPWWRSYLAYFLYIGLLVFVLLYLNGIYQNKFKAKQAIVLEREKAIQLEKLNNKKLQFFTNISHEFRTPLTLIINPLEDILKNKNEDISKEVFDKLKTIHKSSDRLSRLINELMDFNKLQFNKIILQVKKIEVISFTKEIISYFDEEARNRKIKIIFESPLEKLNDWLDPKMLEKIIFNIISNAFKFTPDNGLITVAIEKVEKALLIDGNVVPSFSIVVTDTGAGIAKKDLKRIFDRFYQVNNLNKVYYGSTGIGLEVVKEFVELHQGIIEVDSKQDEGTKFTVTFPIGKHFYDQAEVSNEAFHLDSIKSKNFIAPEGVEFQTAETPEGDKAFTVLIVEDNSGLRNYLKQELRKQYKVIVAENGKKGYDLALQKLPDLIITDVIMPVMDGLELCKNIKGNLKTSHIPLLMLSAKAMVKDRLEGIDSGADIYLSKPFDLDILKSSLAQLISSRQIMFNKFYTGITNQGKEHTTTLDNEFIQKTLSYINENISDSQLSVELLSSKVFLSRSQLYRKIKALTGVTVSEFIRNVRLEKARVLIEQGNNNMNEISFKVGFTSPSYFAKCYKNKYGHLPRQGMGNKD, translated from the coding sequence ATGGCAATACATAAATTACAATGGCAGTTATTCTTTTGGTTAGTGTTTTCGAATGTTTTGTTTGCTCAAAATAAATTCGAAAACTACCAGTTTAGAATAATTAAAGAAGGAACTTCAAAACGTGCAGTGTCTTCAATAGTCCAAGATAATTATGGATTTACGTGGATTGGTACAAATGGAGCAGGTTTGTATCGTTACGACGGAGTGAACTATATAGGCTATGAATACAATCTAAAAAAATCAGGATCTGTAAATAGTAATGTTATTTATGCAACTTATGTTGATGACAAAAATAATCTCTGGATAGGTACAGATGAGGGGTTGTGTTTGTACAATCGGGATAGTGATCAATTTACTAAAATTAAGATTGAAGATGTTGTTGCCAAAGGGTATGCCGAGCCTATAACTGTAAAATGTATCATTCAAGATAATCAAGGTAATTTGATACTGGGAACCTATGGTTACGGTTTAATACTGTTGAACAAAAAAACATTAAAAGCCAAAAAAATAGAATCGAGGCTTATTAATTTGAAGGACTTTCAAATTAAAGATTTTGCTAAAAATAAAAAAGGGGTTGTCTTTTTTGGATCAAATTTCGGAATGTTCTATTTCGATTCAAACTATCAAATTAAGCCAATTTTTAAAGATAAGTTCAAGAAAATACCGGTAACAGAATCGATTGAATCAATGGTAGTTGATAAAAATGATTTCATATGGATAGGAACAACATCGGATGGTTTATTTAAAATAAAAATTGACAATGATACGTATCAATTTCAAAATTTTCCAATCACAAAACACAAGGTACTTTCGATTATAAAAAACAGTCAAAATATTATTGTTTGTGGAACTGAGAATGATGGGTTAATAACTGTAGATAATTCAGGCGCGATTATTAAAAAGTATTTGCATAGTAAATATGATAATTATAGTTTAAAATCAAATTCCGTCTGGTCTTTATATGAGGATAAGGAAAGCCGCATTTGGATAGGGTACTACAATAAAGGAGTGGGCGTATTTGATAAGCCTAACACTAAGTTTAATACGGTTGAGTCGTTATTAAATAATGATAATTCCTTACAAACTAGCTCGGTTACCGCTGTCGCAAAAGATAAATTGGGGAATTTATTAATAAGTACAGAAGGAGGAGGAATTGATGTTTTTGATCCAGAAAAAAAGAGTTTTGTTCATGTAAACAGCATTAATCAAAGTTATTATGCAGGATTAACGGCTAATGATATTCAGACTATTTTTATAGATAGCAAACAAAATATTTGGCTTGGGAGTTGGAATCAGGGGATTTTTTTCCTGAAGTTTGGTACAAAGAAATTTGTAAATTACAGTACATCGAATACAAAAGGATTACTATCGAATCGCATATTTAGCTTTACAGAGGATTCCAAGGGAAGAATCTGGATCGGTTCATTTGTCAAAGGGTTGCACTATTTTGATTCTGTTCAAAATAAATTTTTTCATTGCAATTTTGAAAACGTATTTAAAGACGACGCTAGTCTAGCCTATGTTCGAAAAGTTTTTGTGGATTCTGATGATGTTTTGTGGGTGGGAACTATCCTAGGATTGTATCAAGTAAAAATAAACGATGGAGGTTCGTATACTGTCATTTCGATGAAAAATCAAATGATTAAAAACTTCAAAAAACACAACAGTATTCAAACTATTTTATCGATTTACGAGTCAAACGACAAGACCATTTGGATAGGTACTGATGGAGGTGGCTTGTTTAGCTATGACAAAAAGAAAAGGCAGTTCTTTAATTATAATGATTTTCCTGATTTTAAGGAAAAATCGATTCGCTCCATCGTAACTGATGCTAATGATTGTTTGTGGGTTAGTGGTGGATTAGGTCTCTCAAAACTTGATTTTAAAAATAAAACGAGTGTTAATTTTACTATGGATGATGGGTTATTAGTAAATGAATTCAACAACAATGCTGTATTTAAAGATGGCTACGGCATGTTGTATTTTGGGAGCTATGAGGGACTGATTTATTTCAATCCCAATCAAATAAAGAAAACCCAAAAAGAGCCGTCGTTATATTTTAGCGACTTTAAGTTATTCAATAAATCAGTGGTTCCTGGTGCCGAATCCTCACCATTAAAAAAAGTAATATACCAGACAAAATCCTTAACACTCGATCATTCACAATCAGTATTCACCATCGAATATGTAGGGATAAATTACAATTATCCAGGTAAAAATGAATACGCTTATTATTTAGAAGGTTTTGAAAAAGACTGGAACTATGTGGGCAATAATAGAACAGCAACATATACTAATCTTGAGGCTGGAGAATATACTTTTAAAGTAAAAGCGGCAAATAAAGCGGGCATATGGAGTTCCAAGCCTGTAATGCTGCATATTCGTGTTTTACCACCTTGGTGGAGATCGTATTTGGCCTATTTTTTATACATCGGGCTTCTTGTTTTTGTGTTATTGTATTTAAATGGAATTTATCAGAACAAATTTAAGGCAAAACAAGCTATTGTTTTGGAAAGAGAAAAAGCAATTCAGTTAGAGAAATTAAATAATAAAAAATTACAGTTTTTCACTAATATTTCACATGAATTTAGAACACCACTTACCCTAATAATAAACCCATTAGAAGATATTCTTAAAAATAAAAATGAAGACATATCTAAGGAAGTTTTTGACAAGCTCAAAACAATTCATAAGAGTTCAGATCGACTTTCAAGGTTAATTAATGAGTTAATGGACTTTAATAAGTTACAGTTTAATAAAATCATTTTACAGGTCAAGAAAATCGAAGTAATCAGTTTCACAAAAGAAATCATTAGCTATTTTGATGAAGAAGCACGAAATAGAAAAATCAAAATTATTTTCGAATCGCCATTAGAAAAACTTAATGATTGGCTAGATCCTAAAATGTTAGAGAAAATTATTTTTAATATTATTTCGAATGCCTTTAAATTTACTCCTGACAACGGTCTAATAACTGTTGCCATTGAAAAAGTCGAAAAGGCACTTTTAATTGATGGAAATGTAGTGCCAAGTTTTTCGATAGTTGTTACAGACACTGGAGCAGGTATTGCTAAGAAGGATTTAAAAAGAATTTTTGATCGCTTTTATCAAGTTAATAATTTGAATAAAGTGTACTACGGTAGCACGGGAATAGGACTAGAAGTTGTTAAAGAATTTGTAGAACTCCATCAAGGAATAATAGAGGTGGATAGCAAGCAGGACGAAGGAACAAAATTTACCGTAACGTTCCCAATTGGCAAACATTTTTATGATCAAGCAGAGGTAAGCAACGAAGCATTTCATTTAGATTCCATAAAAAGCAAGAATTTTATAGCGCCCGAAGGTGTTGAATTCCAAACTGCCGAGACACCCGAAGGAGACAAAGCTTTTACTGTTTTAATTGTCGAAGATAATTCAGGGCTTCGTAATTACTTAAAACAAGAATTGAGAAAACAATACAAAGTGATTGTGGCCGAAAACGGAAAAAAAGGATATGATTTAGCTCTACAGAAGTTGCCGGATTTAATTATTACGGATGTGATAATGCCTGTTATGGATGGATTGGAATTGTGTAAAAACATCAAGGGAAACTTGAAAACTAGTCACATACCGTTATTAATGCTTTCTGCAAAAGCGATGGTGAAAGACAGGCTAGAAGGTATCGATTCTGGTGCTGATATTTATTTAAGTAAGCCCTTTGATTTAGATATTTTAAAGTCGAGTTTGGCTCAATTGATCTCTAGTAGACAAATTATGTTTAATAAATTTTATACAGGGATAACGAATCAAGGAAAAGAGCATACAACCACATTGGACAATGAATTTATCCAAAAAACATTAAGTTATATTAATGAAAACATTAGTGACTCGCAATTGAGTGTTGAGCTTCTATCTTCTAAAGTATTTTTAAGTAGGAGTCAATTGTATCGAAAAATTAAAGCATTAACAGGTGTTACTGTAAGTGAGTTTATTCGAAATGTACGACTTGAAAAAGCACGAGTATTGATTGAACAAGGGAATAATAACATGAACGAAATTAGCTTTAAAGTAGGGTTTACGTCCCCGTCCTATTTTGCGAAGTGTTATAAAAATAAGTACGGCCACCTGCCTAGACAAGGAATGGGTAATAAAGACTAA
- a CDS encoding SusC/RagA family TonB-linked outer membrane protein — MKKRTLKRLLLLIMFMSGSHFFAQTVKGKVTSGGLPLPGVSVIVEGTKKGTSTDFEGAFVLNNVSAKSKLTFSYIGFKTTTQTAVNNMQIVMIEDSQNLNEVVVVGYGTSKRKDITGAISSVKASELQDKPFTSIDQALIGKAAGVNVTQNSGTPGGGISVQIRGITSINGNEPLYVIDGTPIFADKNNDSFSFSALGGGNGQTKNSALSSLNISDIESIDILKDASATAIYGANGANGVVLITTKSGKKGKSIVSYETYVGMQQATKFVSVLDLPQYAKYQAKVYQLNGEAVPFQYQSPDLLGKGTNWQDELFRNATIYNHQLSVSGEKDGTRYYTSLNYFDQEGIVLNSDFNRLSLRLNVDSKVKSWLKIGNNMSLSKSTQRVVRNDDRGGLVMNTLRQSPELPVRYADGSFAGPTGNLGSSANEASNPIALAEFNNATTQRYKINGNLFSDINLVKGLVFRSELGYDLNFGKNSSFAPSYTLGNVTELLNRSYKQQDQSFYWNVKNYFTYNKSINEKHNFTVLLGQESQESRYEYLSGFRSGQFLTSNFNNLDIGDIDTALNGNGSGRWSMSSYISRFNYGFSDKYSFSASLRADASSNFGPNNKWGYFPAFSGAWTVSNEDFLANNKYINYLKLRAGYGAVGNQNIPANRYQTILSLIASPFGGTSPTIDNLGNPDIKWESLKSLNLGIEVGIFNDAVKLDVDYYIKTSSNFLTKQINDESNQSAQNFYLNTGEIKTKGIDISINTRNFSTPNFKWDTSIIFSKYNNELTRFQGVGKSLLGKVQFDLYTISRTTEGQPVGQFYGYVTDGLYKNAAELAAGPIQETGTAVGDIRFKDLNQDGKIDSKDQAPIGSAIPDFTYAVTNNFKYKNFNLSIVLQGSQGNEIYNFTRHYTDGIYPGFGDRYSNVSTRVLNAFEVGVNENTNEPRITFTDPNGNGRISDRFVEDGSYLRIQNISLGYDLPVKVLASSFFTKAKVYVNVQNLHTFTKYSGFDPALGNLDQNVTLSGIDLGRYPVPRTTSIGVNLEF; from the coding sequence ATGAAGAAAAGAACATTAAAAAGGCTATTGTTACTAATTATGTTTATGTCGGGAAGTCATTTCTTTGCACAAACGGTTAAAGGTAAAGTTACATCAGGAGGTCTACCACTCCCAGGTGTTAGTGTCATAGTCGAAGGGACAAAAAAGGGTACAAGTACAGATTTTGAAGGTGCGTTTGTTTTAAATAATGTATCGGCTAAATCAAAGCTAACTTTTAGCTATATCGGTTTTAAAACAACTACTCAAACTGCAGTAAACAATATGCAGATTGTTATGATTGAAGATTCTCAAAATCTTAATGAGGTTGTGGTAGTAGGTTATGGTACTTCAAAAAGGAAAGACATTACTGGAGCAATTTCATCTGTAAAAGCCTCAGAACTGCAAGATAAACCATTTACTTCTATTGATCAAGCCCTTATAGGAAAAGCGGCTGGTGTCAATGTAACTCAAAATTCAGGAACACCTGGAGGAGGGATTTCAGTTCAAATTAGAGGGATAACTTCAATCAATGGAAACGAACCTTTGTATGTGATTGATGGAACTCCGATTTTTGCGGATAAGAATAATGATTCATTTTCATTTAGCGCGTTAGGAGGAGGAAATGGGCAAACGAAAAACTCGGCATTATCAAGTTTGAATATTTCGGATATTGAGTCAATCGATATTCTAAAAGATGCATCGGCAACTGCCATTTATGGTGCAAATGGTGCCAATGGAGTTGTGTTGATTACCACAAAAAGCGGTAAAAAAGGGAAATCAATCGTGAGTTATGAAACCTATGTAGGTATGCAACAAGCAACCAAATTTGTATCTGTTTTGGATTTGCCTCAATACGCAAAATACCAAGCAAAAGTATATCAATTAAATGGAGAAGCTGTTCCGTTTCAATACCAAAGCCCAGATTTATTAGGGAAGGGAACAAACTGGCAGGATGAACTTTTTAGAAATGCTACGATTTACAATCATCAACTTTCAGTTTCTGGTGAAAAGGATGGGACAAGATATTATACTTCTTTGAATTATTTTGATCAAGAAGGGATTGTATTGAATTCTGATTTCAATAGATTATCCTTGCGTTTGAATGTGGATTCCAAAGTGAAATCTTGGTTAAAAATAGGAAATAATATGTCATTAAGTAAATCAACCCAAAGGGTGGTAAGAAATGATGACAGAGGAGGACTGGTAATGAATACTTTGAGACAATCACCAGAGTTACCTGTTCGATATGCTGATGGTTCTTTTGCAGGTCCTACAGGCAATTTAGGGTCATCTGCCAATGAGGCAAGCAACCCAATCGCATTAGCTGAATTTAATAACGCAACCACACAACGCTATAAAATTAACGGAAACTTGTTTTCAGACATTAATCTAGTAAAGGGTTTGGTTTTTAGATCAGAATTGGGTTACGACTTGAATTTTGGTAAAAATAGTTCGTTTGCACCGAGCTATACTTTAGGAAATGTTACGGAACTTTTGAATAGATCCTACAAACAACAAGATCAAAGTTTTTATTGGAATGTAAAAAATTATTTTACCTACAATAAATCGATCAATGAAAAACACAATTTTACAGTATTACTTGGACAAGAATCCCAAGAAAGTAGATACGAATATTTAAGTGGTTTTAGATCGGGTCAATTTTTAACTAGCAATTTTAATAACCTGGATATTGGGGATATTGATACCGCTCTAAATGGGAACGGATCGGGGAGATGGTCTATGAGTTCTTATATTTCTAGATTTAATTATGGGTTTTCGGACAAGTATTCTTTCTCAGCTTCTTTAAGAGCCGATGCTTCTTCCAATTTTGGACCAAATAATAAATGGGGGTATTTTCCTGCGTTTTCTGGAGCATGGACAGTAAGTAATGAAGATTTCTTGGCTAATAATAAATACATCAATTATTTAAAATTGAGAGCTGGTTATGGTGCTGTAGGAAATCAAAATATTCCAGCTAATAGATACCAAACCATTTTGTCTTTAATCGCCTCGCCTTTTGGAGGTACTTCCCCTACGATTGACAATTTGGGAAATCCTGATATTAAATGGGAATCACTTAAGTCATTAAACTTGGGTATTGAGGTTGGGATTTTTAATGATGCAGTAAAACTGGATGTTGATTATTACATCAAAACCTCATCAAACTTCTTGACCAAACAAATCAATGATGAATCGAACCAAAGTGCACAAAATTTTTATTTAAATACAGGTGAGATTAAAACCAAAGGAATCGATATTTCGATCAATACTAGAAATTTTTCTACACCTAATTTTAAATGGGATACTTCTATTATATTTTCAAAGTATAATAATGAGTTGACTCGTTTTCAAGGGGTTGGTAAATCATTGTTGGGAAAAGTACAATTTGACTTATATACCATTAGCAGAACTACAGAAGGACAACCAGTAGGTCAATTTTATGGATATGTCACAGATGGACTTTATAAAAACGCAGCCGAACTAGCAGCAGGGCCAATTCAAGAAACTGGTACAGCGGTAGGTGATATTCGTTTTAAAGATTTGAATCAAGATGGGAAAATTGACTCTAAAGATCAAGCACCTATAGGTAGTGCAATTCCTGATTTTACGTATGCTGTGACCAATAATTTTAAATATAAAAACTTTAATTTATCAATAGTGCTTCAAGGAAGTCAAGGAAACGAAATTTACAATTTTACACGTCATTATACCGATGGAATCTATCCAGGATTTGGAGATAGATATTCTAATGTGAGTACAAGGGTATTAAATGCGTTTGAAGTAGGTGTAAATGAAAACACAAATGAACCAAGAATTACTTTTACTGATCCAAATGGAAATGGTAGAATTTCGGATCGTTTTGTTGAAGATGGATCGTATTTGAGAATTCAAAATATTTCTTTGGGATATGACTTGCCAGTTAAGGTATTAGCCAGTTCGTTCTTCACAAAAGCTAAAGTATATGTAAATGTTCAAAATTTGCACACGTTTACAAAGTACTCAGGATTTGATCCAGCACTAGGTAATTTAGATCAAAATGTAACTTTAAGTGGTATTGATTTAGGAAGATATCCTGTGCCTAGAACTACATCTATAGGGGTGAATTTAGAATTTTAA
- a CDS encoding RagB/SusD family nutrient uptake outer membrane protein, which produces MKKIIKPFSIMLLIAVLSLFSCSDEFLNAPSENQLTPADLPAGITPFDGIAESMYFKPWFTFNDKFLIAIGDMYAGNAFTFDGAYQQFKDAQVTSQNPILTEGYTSLFSVVDQANSLMRLVEERKSELPEASYKNSIAISRFMRANAYFYLVRTFGAVPIVAKAGSAAQPKRNLIADVYKFIKLDLQYAIDNLPEASVKKGYVNKTVAKGIMAKVHLTLKEYSECVALTQEVMSSQYSLIQDYGKLFSSPESNNSAESMFALQWKAIATQWGTQNTNQAYIVPGGTGITGGADGWGVYLPSISLQKGFEANDKRKIQTIMTDGDFYPELLINAGGFKYKKIYSATGANFRKYIVGSAAERNDVFFMRTSQNTIILRYSDILLMHAEAKLAGASSTTDASALRAFNEVRTRAGLPTKTVLTRDELFKERRIEFALEGQYFFDLKRRGLSEAISVISQQEVGFYSDDARTALVSSLITPGSNYFELPLPQSAIDTNPSLLEPAVPYNFN; this is translated from the coding sequence ATGAAAAAAATAATAAAACCTTTTTCGATTATGCTGCTAATTGCAGTATTATCCTTGTTTTCCTGTTCAGATGAATTTCTGAACGCACCCTCAGAAAATCAGCTAACGCCAGCTGATTTACCAGCAGGTATAACCCCTTTTGATGGAATCGCCGAGAGTATGTATTTCAAACCTTGGTTTACATTTAATGACAAATTCTTAATCGCGATAGGAGATATGTATGCTGGAAATGCCTTTACTTTTGATGGTGCCTATCAACAATTTAAAGATGCTCAAGTAACCTCCCAAAATCCAATTTTAACCGAAGGATATACGTCTTTATTTTCTGTTGTAGATCAAGCCAATAGTTTAATGCGCTTGGTCGAAGAAAGAAAGAGTGAATTACCTGAGGCTTCTTATAAAAACTCTATAGCCATATCAAGATTTATGAGAGCCAATGCTTATTTTTACCTAGTTAGAACTTTTGGAGCAGTACCTATTGTTGCCAAAGCGGGTTCGGCAGCCCAGCCCAAAAGAAATCTTATAGCCGATGTTTATAAATTCATCAAATTAGACCTGCAATATGCAATTGATAACTTACCTGAAGCATCTGTAAAAAAAGGATACGTTAATAAAACAGTGGCTAAAGGAATTATGGCCAAAGTACATTTGACCTTAAAGGAATACTCAGAATGTGTGGCATTGACCCAAGAAGTGATGAGCAGTCAATATTCGTTAATTCAAGATTACGGTAAATTGTTCAGTAGTCCAGAATCCAATAATAGTGCTGAGAGTATGTTTGCTTTACAATGGAAAGCTATTGCCACGCAATGGGGAACGCAAAACACCAATCAAGCGTACATTGTTCCTGGCGGAACAGGAATAACTGGTGGTGCTGATGGATGGGGTGTTTATTTACCTTCGATTTCTTTGCAAAAAGGGTTTGAAGCAAATGACAAAAGAAAAATACAAACCATTATGACTGATGGCGATTTCTACCCAGAATTGTTAATTAATGCAGGAGGATTTAAATACAAAAAAATCTACTCGGCTACGGGAGCTAACTTTAGAAAGTACATTGTAGGATCAGCTGCCGAAAGAAATGATGTGTTTTTTATGAGAACATCGCAAAACACCATTATCCTTCGTTATTCGGATATTTTATTAATGCATGCCGAAGCTAAGTTAGCTGGTGCATCTTCAACTACAGATGCTTCTGCATTGAGAGCATTTAATGAAGTGAGAACCAGAGCTGGTTTACCTACCAAAACCGTTTTGACGAGAGATGAATTATTTAAAGAAAGAAGAATCGAGTTCGCGCTGGAAGGGCAATATTTCTTTGACCTGAAACGCAGAGGACTTAGTGAGGCTATTTCAGTCATTTCTCAGCAAGAAGTTGGTTTTTATTCTGATGATGCAAGAACGGCTTTGGTGTCAAGTTTGATTACTCCTGGAAGTAATTATTTTGAACTTCCCTTGCCACAGTCTGCAATTGATACCAATCCTTCTTTATTAGAACCAGCTGTACCGTACAATTTTAATTAA
- a CDS encoding endo-1,4-beta-xylanase — protein sequence MKNKFLLICTMILFSLNSCSKENGGDTVAISLGSPLANAASDITDTSFKARWNFVSTANTYLLDVSLTADFSSFLPDYNAKSIADLNIVVNGLNGGTKYYYRVKAKNNSQTSDYSNVVTVVTTGTSNIPEDPTFLKVKANKLPNPFFVGVAVKANQLTNGSAYDVVLKNEFSSITAEYEMKMNPISIGSGQYNWAAADKIVAYGNTNGINVHGHALVWHNAVPDWLKNYTGTDAAFALEVKKYITDVVTHYAGKVKSWDVVNEAVDDSNGGMRSTIFLTRMGPNYVNDCFKWAREAATAAGDKNLLLFYNEYATPDNLPKQNKMYAIVDDLKASNLIDGLGFQMHNTYLNPTKAQIEADINKAVSKGLKIHISEFDLQVNPANDISTFTNERRLIQKDKYKEIVKIYNALPSVNKYAFTVWGFKDNESWIPYSTDLNHVGNDWPLLFDSNFKIKSAHTGFLEGLD from the coding sequence ATGAAAAATAAATTTTTACTAATCTGTACTATGATTTTATTCTCTTTGAATTCTTGTTCAAAAGAGAATGGGGGGGATACCGTTGCAATTTCTTTAGGCTCACCATTGGCAAACGCAGCTTCAGATATTACAGATACGAGTTTTAAAGCAAGATGGAATTTTGTTTCGACTGCAAACACCTATCTTTTGGATGTTTCGTTGACAGCTGACTTCTCAAGTTTTTTGCCGGATTATAATGCAAAATCAATAGCCGATTTGAATATAGTGGTCAATGGCTTGAATGGAGGGACAAAATATTACTACCGAGTGAAAGCAAAGAATAACTCTCAAACGTCCGATTATTCAAACGTAGTCACAGTGGTAACAACAGGTACAAGTAATATACCTGAAGACCCTACTTTTCTAAAAGTAAAAGCAAATAAACTACCTAATCCGTTTTTTGTGGGTGTGGCTGTAAAAGCAAACCAATTAACAAATGGAAGTGCGTATGATGTCGTGCTTAAAAATGAATTTAGCAGTATCACTGCCGAATATGAAATGAAAATGAATCCCATTTCGATAGGAAGTGGACAATATAATTGGGCTGCTGCCGATAAAATTGTAGCCTATGGGAATACAAATGGAATTAATGTTCATGGTCATGCGCTAGTGTGGCATAACGCAGTACCAGATTGGTTGAAAAATTATACAGGAACTGATGCCGCTTTTGCATTAGAAGTAAAAAAATACATAACTGATGTAGTTACCCATTATGCAGGCAAAGTAAAATCGTGGGATGTGGTCAACGAAGCTGTGGATGATAGTAATGGCGGAATGAGAAGTACAATTTTCCTTACTCGAATGGGACCAAACTATGTAAATGACTGTTTTAAGTGGGCACGTGAAGCGGCAACAGCAGCAGGAGATAAAAATCTTTTATTATTCTATAATGAATATGCAACACCCGATAATCTTCCGAAGCAAAATAAAATGTATGCTATTGTTGATGATTTGAAAGCTAGTAATCTAATTGATGGATTAGGCTTTCAAATGCACAATACGTATCTTAATCCCACTAAAGCTCAAATAGAGGCCGATATTAATAAAGCGGTTTCCAAAGGGTTGAAAATTCATATTTCTGAATTTGATTTGCAAGTAAACCCAGCTAATGATATTAGCACTTTTACGAATGAAAGAAGATTAATTCAAAAAGACAAATACAAAGAAATAGTCAAAATTTATAATGCGCTTCCTTCAGTAAATAAATATGCTTTTACAGTTTGGGGATTCAAAGACAATGAATCTTGGATACCTTACAGTACCGATTTGAATCATGTTGGGAATGATTGGCCATTGCTTTTTGACTCTAATTTTAAAATTAAAAGTGCCCATACAGGTTTCTTAGAAGGCTTAGACTAG